One Streptomyces sp. SAI-135 DNA segment encodes these proteins:
- a CDS encoding DUF4032 domain-containing protein, with protein sequence MALQISATNPEHPALLLELPWHLPLEEWPEEVLVPLPRGISRHVVRYARAGDEVIAVKELAERPALREYELLRDLDRLGIPAVDPLAVVTGRTDAEEAPLEPVLVTRHLGGSMPYRSMFETTMRPATMHRLMDALAVLLVRLHLAGFAWGDCSLSNTLFRRDAGAYAAYLVDAETGDLHPQLSPGQRDYDLDLARVNISGELLDLEASGALHPSVDAIEFGMEICSRYGSLWEELTRRSVYPAGKYHYIERRIRRLNDLGFDVAEMQIEHAPNGDSVTFVPKVVDAGHHQRQLLRLTGLDTEENQARRLLNDLESWMATQDDYAPGDPLGARPEVLAHRWVRDVFRPTVRAVPLEMRGSMDPAEIYHELLEHRWYLSERAQHDIGLDTVVDDYIKNILPRARETLQPTLAAED encoded by the coding sequence ATGGCACTGCAGATCAGCGCGACGAACCCGGAGCACCCCGCGCTCCTGCTCGAACTGCCGTGGCACCTGCCGCTGGAGGAGTGGCCGGAGGAGGTCCTGGTCCCGCTGCCGCGCGGCATATCCCGGCACGTGGTGCGCTACGCCCGTGCCGGTGACGAGGTCATCGCCGTGAAGGAACTCGCCGAGCGGCCGGCGCTGCGCGAGTACGAGCTGCTGCGCGACCTGGACCGGCTCGGCATCCCCGCCGTCGACCCGCTCGCCGTGGTCACCGGGCGCACCGACGCCGAGGAGGCCCCGCTGGAACCGGTGCTGGTCACCCGGCACCTGGGCGGTTCGATGCCGTACCGCTCGATGTTCGAGACGACCATGCGGCCCGCCACCATGCACCGCCTGATGGACGCCCTGGCCGTCCTCCTGGTCCGTCTGCACCTGGCCGGATTCGCGTGGGGCGACTGCTCCCTGTCCAACACCCTGTTCCGGCGCGACGCGGGTGCCTACGCCGCCTACCTCGTGGACGCCGAGACCGGCGACCTGCATCCGCAGCTCAGCCCCGGGCAGCGGGACTACGACCTCGACCTCGCCCGCGTGAACATCAGCGGTGAGCTGCTCGACCTGGAGGCCTCCGGGGCACTGCATCCCTCGGTGGACGCGATCGAGTTCGGCATGGAGATCTGCTCGCGCTACGGCAGCCTGTGGGAGGAGCTGACCCGCAGGTCCGTGTACCCGGCGGGCAAGTACCACTACATAGAGCGCCGGATCCGGCGGCTCAACGACCTCGGCTTCGACGTGGCCGAGATGCAGATCGAGCACGCGCCCAACGGCGACTCGGTCACGTTCGTGCCGAAGGTCGTGGACGCGGGCCACCACCAGCGCCAACTCCTGCGCCTGACGGGCCTGGACACCGAGGAGAACCAGGCCCGGCGGCTGCTGAACGACCTGGAGAGCTGGATGGCCACCCAGGACGACTACGCCCCGGGCGACCCCCTCGGCGCCCGCCCGGAGGTGCTCGCGCACCGCTGGGTGCGGGACGTCTTCCGGCCCACGGTGCGGGCCGTACCGCTGGAGATGCGCGGCTCGATGGACCCGGCCGAGATCTACCACGAGCTCCTGGAGCACCGCTGGTACCTGTCCGAGCGGGCCCAGCACGACATCGGGCTGGACACGGTGGTGGACGACTACATCAAGAACATCCTCCCCAGAGCCCGGGAGACGCTCCAGCCCACTCTCGCCGCCGAGGACTGA
- a CDS encoding universal stress protein: protein MTRPITAGIDGTEESLAALGWAAREAVRRDTGLRVVHAWRFQPYEGVDAGDRDTQAGWARDAMTEAVRTVTGRYAGLEVDTDLVEGGSVDVLVSAAADAEMLVLGSRGHGPVVGFLIGSVGQQVIAEATRPVVLVRAGDQASAEAAGREIVVGQEGDPEDSAETLRFAFETAAARGAAVRAVRAWTLPPVFAYSPGSLKLLDEAGGLEPYEKKALAAALQPWRERFPDVPVVEHVEMGSAGQVLLSVTARAQLMVVGRRARRTAVGARIGSVAHGVLHHADCPVAVVPHA from the coding sequence ATGACCCGCCCCATCACCGCAGGCATCGACGGAACCGAGGAGAGCCTCGCCGCCCTGGGCTGGGCCGCCCGGGAGGCGGTCCGGCGGGACACGGGGCTGCGGGTGGTGCACGCCTGGCGGTTCCAGCCGTACGAGGGCGTCGACGCCGGGGACCGGGACACCCAGGCGGGCTGGGCGCGGGACGCCATGACCGAGGCGGTCCGAACCGTCACCGGGCGGTACGCCGGCCTGGAGGTGGACACCGACCTGGTGGAGGGCGGCAGCGTCGACGTGCTGGTCTCGGCCGCGGCCGACGCCGAGATGCTGGTCCTGGGCTCCCGTGGGCACGGACCGGTGGTCGGCTTCCTGATCGGCTCGGTGGGCCAGCAGGTGATCGCCGAGGCGACGCGGCCCGTGGTGCTCGTGCGGGCCGGCGACCAGGCGAGCGCGGAGGCCGCGGGGCGCGAGATCGTCGTGGGCCAGGAGGGCGACCCGGAGGACAGCGCCGAGACCCTGCGGTTCGCCTTCGAGACGGCGGCGGCCCGGGGAGCGGCCGTGCGCGCCGTGCGGGCCTGGACGCTGCCGCCGGTGTTCGCCTACAGCCCGGGCTCGCTGAAACTCCTGGACGAGGCCGGCGGGCTGGAGCCGTACGAGAAGAAGGCCCTGGCCGCGGCGCTCCAGCCGTGGCGGGAGCGCTTCCCCGACGTGCCGGTCGTCGAGCACGTGGAGATGGGCAGCGCGGGCCAGGTGCTGCTGTCGGTGACCGCGCGGGCCCAGCTGATGGTCGTCGGCCGGCGGGCCCGCCGTACCGCCGTGGGCGCGCGGATCGGTTCGGTCGCCCACGGGGTGCTGCACCACGCGGACTGCCCGGTGGCCGTGGTGCCGCACGCGTGA
- a CDS encoding VOC family protein yields MALEWEQVIVDSADPAALGRWWAEALGWVVVGDSPDEFEIRPEKDRTPGLLFVPVPEPKTVKNRLHLDFRPEDRDAEVARLLALGARHADVGQGEQPWVVLVDPEGNEFCVLGERRA; encoded by the coding sequence ATGGCACTGGAGTGGGAACAAGTCATCGTGGACTCGGCCGACCCGGCCGCCCTCGGGCGCTGGTGGGCCGAGGCGCTGGGCTGGGTGGTGGTCGGGGACTCACCGGACGAGTTCGAGATCCGCCCCGAGAAGGACCGGACGCCGGGACTGCTGTTCGTGCCGGTGCCGGAGCCGAAGACCGTCAAGAACCGGCTCCACCTCGACTTCCGGCCCGAGGACCGGGACGCCGAGGTCGCCCGTCTCCTCGCCCTGGGCGCCCGCCACGCGGACGTGGGGCAGGGTGAGCAGCCCTGGGTGGTGCTCGTGGACCCCGAGGGCAACGAGTTCTGCGTGCTGGGCGAGCGCCGAGCCTGA